TTGATAGCAATCGTAATAGACTTAATATAAAAAGCCCTGCGACGATCGCCGCAATTATGGCTGGGATCTGCAAGCTGTTAATAAATAAAAGCGTGGCGCACAATAAGCAAGTTGCTCCCAACAAAGCATAAATCGCTCCGATCCCGACATTACTGAGGCGGCGTAATAGGCGATCGGTTTCTTGAGATTTGACCCTGACCCGAATATCACCGCGATCGAGTTTGGCAAGAGTGTCATCAATGCGACGGGGCAAGGCGATCGCCGTATTACTGACCTGTGCAGCCTGTCTACCCAGTTCACCTAGAAAGGCTGTGGATAAATTTCCTGATTCTTTAGCACTACCATTTTCCATAAGGTTTGTTGCGTAGGGTTTAGCGACTTCCATAAAGTTAAAACTGGGATCGAGTCCTTTACCTAGTCCTTCAAGTGTAGAGATTGCTCTCAGGACAAAGGTAAATGTAGCGGGGAATCGAAAGGGTTGGTCATAGGCAATATCGTACAAATCATCACTGATTGCGGCAACCGATTGTTTTTCCATCGACTGTCCCATGAAGTTATCGAGCATATATTGCACCGATCGCCTAATTGGACCAGTATCACCAGTAACTTCCAACGCGCCTAGTTCGATTAACGAGTTAATCACCGCCTCCGCATCTTTTTGGGCAATCCCAAAGAACGTTCTTAATAACTTATCGCGGGTGATCGATTGGATCTGTCCCATCATTCCAAAATCATAGAAAATCAATTCGCCTTTACCCGTCACTGCGAGATTGCCAGGGTGGGGATCGGCGTGAAAAAATCCATGATTGAGTAATTGTTCTAAATATGCCTCGGCTCCAATTCGGGCGATCGCTTTACGATCTATTCCAGCCGCTTCTAGAGCTTCATAATTACTAACTTTGATCCCTGGCATATATTCCAGAGCCAGCACTCGTCGAGACGCATAGCGCCAATACACACGCGGAACCATAATGCGGCGATCGCTCCGAAAATTACGCCGAAAAGTATCCGCATTCTTACCTTCGTTTAAATAATCCGCTTCTTCATAAAGGATCTTGCTACATTCTTCATAAATACCAACCCAGTCGCGCCCCCGTCCATGTTTAGGATGATTTTGAAAGTATTGAGCAATGCGCTTGAGAATCCCTAAATCGATCGCAAATAATTTTAATAATCCTGGCCGTTGAACTTTGACAACGATTTCTTCGCCTGTATGCAATTGAGCTTTATGCACTTGTCCCAGACTAGCTGCTGCAAGGGGAACTGGATCAAAGTACCCAAACATAGTCTCGATCGGTTTACCTAAATCCCCCTCAATGATTTGCCTAGCTTTTTCGGCTGTAAAAGCTGGAACTTTATCTTGCAACTTTGATAGCTCCTCAACGGACTCAGTTGGCAAAATATCAGCACGAGTCGAAAGCAATTGCCCAACCTTAATAAATGTGGGGCCCAATTGCAGCATGGACTCCCTTAGCCAGATAGCTCTCTTGCGAGTACGTTTTTTAACCTTGGCTTCAGTCTTTCCTCCAACATAGCTCCATTTTTTGCCATCAATCCAAACCATCCACGAAAATGTTAGGACTGTACGCCAAATGTCGATGGTGCGGGCGAGTTCAGAGTAGTTGTCACGACTCCAGCGATAATTGGGTTCAGAGGATAAGGCTGGCACGGTTCACTGACTAAAGGTAGGGCTATCAAAAATCTGTAACAAACCTTTACATCTTAACCCAAATCTTTAAATTTTTAATGCTGTCGCTTCGGTCGTAGCAATTCTCATTTTTTTTAACAGCCCGCCGTTGGCGGGCTGTCAAAAAAACGATTTTTATAATGAGAATTGCTGCTTCAGTCGCTTGAAATTAACCCGAACCGAGATGCTGCTAGTTAATTTCAAACTAGCACCTAGGGAGAGTTAGCGCTGCGAACCCTCCCTAGGTGCCAAAACAGTAAAAGCCTTGCGAAGCAAGGCTTTTACTGTTTTAGCTTTTAAAATTTTGTAGCTTATCCAAAACTCACGTTGCTTAGGACATAACCCCAAAAGATGAGTGGCGGTGCGAAGCGCCGCCACTCATCTTTTGGGGTTATGTCCTAGCTATCTTTTTCGTCGCTATAAAACCACAAAATGGCGTATCCATTTTGTCATTTGGTATAAGACAGTGCTTTGCGCTATATGGGTATTGCAAACAACTACTGTTTATATCCTATGGCTCTGTTTCTGCCTTGCTCTTTAGCCTTATATAAAGCGCGATCTGCTTTAATCAATAGATCTAAACTAGAAATATCCTCAGACTCCATACACGCAACCCCACAGCTTAATGTCACAACATTATTGGTCATTGAACTTTTATGAGGAATATTGAGGCTACGCACATTTACAACAATTCTTTCCGCTACAGCTAAGGCTGATTCATAGCTAGTATTGGGAAGAATCACTGCAAATTCTTCTCCTCCATATCGACCTGCAAGTTCGCCACTACGTACAGATTTATTAATGGCTTGTGCTACTAATTGTAAGCATTTATCTCCATCCTGATGGCCATAGCTGTCGTTATATAGCTTAAAGTGGTCAACATCACAAATGAGGACGCAAAGGTCTTGCTTTGTCTGAAAGTTTTTCATCAAAAAGCGATCAAAATAACGTCGATTGGCAATTTGCGTTAACTCATCAATATTTGATGCATAACGAAACTTTTCGCCAAGTTGAATAATCGAAATTACGCTACTCAATAAAAATGAAGACAAAGCAGGAAATATTGATAACCAAAAACTAAACAAAAAAGAAATATAACTAATTAAGACTAATCCCATCATTGATATGACAAGGAAGGTTAGGATGCCTGCAAAAAATTGGGCTTTGACAAAACTGCCTCCTCTCAGAAAGCTTGAAATGCCAGCTACACCAATAGAAGCCCATATAAGAACCCATATCCCTTCCACCCACTTTGGATAGGTCTGTAAAAATGGACGGTTATTTATGGCTCCATTAATAATTTGTGATATCAAATTGGCATGGATATGTACACCAGGAATTGATCCATAAGGAGAAAAGAAGAAATCTCGGAGACTTTCTGCGGTAGATCCGATTAATACAATCCGATTTTCAAACAGATTCTGTGGATATTTACCATCAAGAACATTTGTCATGGAAATTTCCTGAAAACATTCCGTCTGACAACGATAATTGAGCAAAATTTGGTATCCACCATTGTCAGTAGCACCATAACCAGTTTGGTGAGAACCTAATGGGGTAAATCTAGATTTTCCTAAAACAACTGTGTGATCTTTGTCAGAAGATGTGTCAGGAGTTATACCTTTGGAAGCCAAATAATTTAGGGCGATTTTAATTGAGAAGCTATAAATTATCTCGCCATTAGGCTTCTCTATAGACAGTAGTCCTCGTCTTACCGTACCATCCTGATCGACTACAGTATCTACAAAACCAACTTGATTTTTATAATCGATATAAGGCGGCGGTAAAACGCTCGGATTAACAAATTTTTCAGCAACAATTAGGTTAGGAGTAGCTTGAAAAACCTTTTTTAATTCGTCAAAACCTGGCTCTACTGGCAGATTTCGATATACATCTAAACCAATTACTCTTGGATTTCCTGCCTTGACTTGCGTAATTAATTTTGCAACTACATTATCTGGGAAGGGCCATCTCCCAACTCTTGCAAGATCACGATCATCAAAAGTGACCATGACTATGCGAGAGTCTAAACCTTCAGATGTTCTTAGTTGGAAAAGTTTGTCTAAAAATTTCAACTCTAATAGTTGAAACAATCCTAATACTTGTAGCGTGCAAATTAGAATCACGATTAAAACTGGAATCGTAAATATACTGGATTGAAGTTTATTTACGGTTCTAGGTATGGCTTTATTTAACAAGCGTAACGGATTCAGATGATTGAACGACATGATCTTTGAGCAGTTTTTCCCAAGCTTGAGAAATTGTTGAATTGTCTGGGGATTGCTTTTGCAATCGATAGAGTTCATTGATCATGTCATACCAAATGCCATTTTCACCATATATAGCTACTCGAGCAATTGGTGATGCATTTCGCAGCTTAGTGGTGAGGGCTTGAGTTGGGGTAGTGCGTTGCACCCAACCTGCGATCGCGGGGCTGTCTGGTCGGAGCGCTTTCCCACAGATGAATGTCATTGTCCATTTATATTTTTTATTCGCAATAAGATCGGGAGCTTGACTGGGGAAATTAATCTTAACAAATCCAACATCTGATGATAAAGGTGAAAAAGTTTGGTAAACTTGTTCGCCATCTTCACTTTCAAGACTAAAAAATATTTGCCTTGCACTGCTTTTTGTTTTAAATATCAAAATTTCTGGGCGACTAGAAGTTGTTAAACCATAGTTTGTCTGTGGCAATATTGGTGATGTTTTCTTGTTAGGTTGGGCTGAGTCGAACAAACAACTTTGGTCACGAGTTGCTGCTCCAGTTGTAGTTTTAGGCGCTCTACCACTGGGAGGCTTAAAATTAACTGTTTGAGCCAACATTACTTCAGGAGTAAAAGCCAAAGGCAGTAAAATAGCTGTTAATGTCGAAAGGCAAATCTTAGGCATCATTGATAACATCATTGATAAATTTAAGTACATCTTTAGTATCCTCAATCGAAAGAAAATATTTATAATTAATATAGGAATTCTAAATTATTTGAAGAAAAGAAAAGAGCATTAAGTCCTGTGTTATTAGCTTTATCTTTACTAATGTCCATTTAGGATTGCTATACTTAACGGCAGAAGATTAACGGCAAAAGACAAAGATCGGTAGAAATAATGATTTTTATCCTTGCTTTTTAGTGGGAGTAAAAGTAGTATTAGATACAATAACTAATATTAATCATAATCTAGCAATTAAAATTTAGCTATATCCAAAAGTTATACAAAAGATATATAAATCTTGAAAATCCCTATATCTATTGTTTGTTTGATACAATTTTCTTCCTAATAATATATTTATTTTATATAATTGTTTTTTGTAAGATAAGTGATATAGCAAAGCAAGTTTTGCTTAGGCCATAAAACCCAAGAAGTGAGAGGTGGCACAGATTACCACCCCTCACTTCTTGGGTTTTGGTTTGTACTAGCTAACTCTTTTTTTGCTATAGATAAAAGTGAACTATTTACTATAGCAATCCTAAATGAATCTAGAGAAGGTAAAGCTTATAACAAGCAGCTTAAGTACACTTATCTTTTTTATTGCGCTGTAAGAAAACTTGAGTTCGATATAGCCATTTGCGGCGTGCAAAGCACGCCGCAAATGGCGAAAAATGGGAAGAATCGCTAAGCGATTCTTCCCATTTTTCGCTTTCGTCGAACTGACGTTAAGAAAGGAATTAAGCAAGCCTTTCATTGTCATATTTTGTCATTAAGTATTGAAACTTAAAGCCAGCTACCTACTAGTACAAAAGCAGCCCAGTAATAGGGATGTCGGTATTGTGAATCTTTAAGTATTGAAAGTTGAGATTTTTGTAATGCTTCTGCTTTAGAAATAGTAGGTTGGCTGACGAGAATGTCATAGAAATTTGACATTAGCTGACTGGTTGAGTCATCGTTGACTGCCCATAAGCTACCAATCGTACTCCTCGCACCAGAGCGTATTGCAATACCAGCAAGTCCCAAGATGGCTTTCACATCACCTTCGGCAGTTTTACAAGCACTGAGTACAAGTAACTCTAGAGGTTGTTTGCGATTGTCGGTGCGATCGCGCAAAAAACTATAGAAATCTGGGACAGTGACGCGATCATCCCAAGCCAGAATAAATGTTGAGTCTGGATCGGAGCTAAACTGTCCATGCGTCGCTAGGTGGACTATAGCTGTCCCTGCCTCCGATAGACCTTTCTGTAAGTTGTTTTTAGTAAAATTGCTATTTAATTCTAAGTCAGTGGGAATTTGCTTGGAGATTTGGTTAGCTTCAAACTTTACCCCTCTTAACTCAGTAAAACCTTGCCTAGCTTCTGAAAGTCCGCCTAGCCAAACTTTCAGTTGTCCTCGATCTAGCGGCTTTGCTCCTAATATTTGGAGTCCTGGGGTTAAAGCCATACTGTACTTTTCGATCGCATATTGCTTGCCATCATACAAAGCTGCCATGGGCAGATTTCGCAATGAGCCATCCAGAACAAATACTAAATTTTTGATTTGCTTTTCGGCGAGGGCTGTTTCTGAAGGGCGGATGATCAGGTCGTATAGTTTTTGCGATATTTTTAAGCGAATACGGTCAGAAAATGCTGGGTTCAGAGCTTGAAGAAATTGATCAGCACTATCATCTAATTCTGTCTGCGATATATTCGAGGAAAAATACTGTAGAGGCTCTTTAGGTAATGAGAGGATCAATGCTAGGCGATCGCTTAAGATTGCTGAATAGATCACTGCGGAATTGGAGTCAACAGCATCAATTTGCTGTGGTTGGATATCGAGACAAGCTGCTCGAAAGAAATTTTCTAGTTCTACGACTTGCAGTGACTCAAGGGTAAGCCGCGCTTGGATCAGGTTTTCTTGAGATGGTTTATCGCTTTTTAGTAATAGAGAGACGAGTTCACGATAAATTGGCTCGATGCGATCGCGAAAGGCAAACTGAACTTCTGGAGATGTCGCAACTAGCTCTCGACGCAGGTTTTGGATATTCTGCACAGCTTGGCGATACGCCTCAATTGCGAGGTCAGATTTGCCCTGTTTGTTTAAGATGCGACCTGAGAGCCATTGCCAACGATA
This genomic stretch from Pseudanabaena galeata CCNP1313 harbors:
- a CDS encoding ABC1 kinase family protein, with product MPALSSEPNYRWSRDNYSELARTIDIWRTVLTFSWMVWIDGKKWSYVGGKTEAKVKKRTRKRAIWLRESMLQLGPTFIKVGQLLSTRADILPTESVEELSKLQDKVPAFTAEKARQIIEGDLGKPIETMFGYFDPVPLAAASLGQVHKAQLHTGEEIVVKVQRPGLLKLFAIDLGILKRIAQYFQNHPKHGRGRDWVGIYEECSKILYEEADYLNEGKNADTFRRNFRSDRRIMVPRVYWRYASRRVLALEYMPGIKVSNYEALEAAGIDRKAIARIGAEAYLEQLLNHGFFHADPHPGNLAVTGKGELIFYDFGMMGQIQSITRDKLLRTFFGIAQKDAEAVINSLIELGALEVTGDTGPIRRSVQYMLDNFMGQSMEKQSVAAISDDLYDIAYDQPFRFPATFTFVLRAISTLEGLGKGLDPSFNFMEVAKPYATNLMENGSAKESGNLSTAFLGELGRQAAQVSNTAIALPRRIDDTLAKLDRGDIRVRVKSQETDRLLRRLSNVGIGAIYALLGATCLLCATLLFINSLQIPAIIAAIVAGLFILSLLRLLSKIDRPER
- a CDS encoding CHASE2 domain-containing protein; its protein translation is MSFNHLNPLRLLNKAIPRTVNKLQSSIFTIPVLIVILICTLQVLGLFQLLELKFLDKLFQLRTSEGLDSRIVMVTFDDRDLARVGRWPFPDNVVAKLITQVKAGNPRVIGLDVYRNLPVEPGFDELKKVFQATPNLIVAEKFVNPSVLPPPYIDYKNQVGFVDTVVDQDGTVRRGLLSIEKPNGEIIYSFSIKIALNYLASKGITPDTSSDKDHTVVLGKSRFTPLGSHQTGYGATDNGGYQILLNYRCQTECFQEISMTNVLDGKYPQNLFENRIVLIGSTAESLRDFFFSPYGSIPGVHIHANLISQIINGAINNRPFLQTYPKWVEGIWVLIWASIGVAGISSFLRGGSFVKAQFFAGILTFLVISMMGLVLISYISFLFSFWLSIFPALSSFLLSSVISIIQLGEKFRYASNIDELTQIANRRYFDRFLMKNFQTKQDLCVLICDVDHFKLYNDSYGHQDGDKCLQLVAQAINKSVRSGELAGRYGGEEFAVILPNTSYESALAVAERIVVNVRSLNIPHKSSMTNNVVTLSCGVACMESEDISSLDLLIKADRALYKAKEQGRNRAIGYKQ
- a CDS encoding DUF928 domain-containing protein — its product is MYLNLSMMLSMMPKICLSTLTAILLPLAFTPEVMLAQTVNFKPPSGRAPKTTTGAATRDQSCLFDSAQPNKKTSPILPQTNYGLTTSSRPEILIFKTKSSARQIFFSLESEDGEQVYQTFSPLSSDVGFVKINFPSQAPDLIANKKYKWTMTFICGKALRPDSPAIAGWVQRTTPTQALTTKLRNASPIARVAIYGENGIWYDMINELYRLQKQSPDNSTISQAWEKLLKDHVVQSSESVTLVK
- a CDS encoding CHAT domain-containing protein encodes the protein MKFAIATARKFWQIINKKKLTFLLMLAIATYCSIAFIQPAIATRNQTADNPNNLSTQLSQSNQPSLLEQGSRLYAQGNLTEAVATWQKALFTYRLRQNTVTEKLRAQLNEALCLNYLSMAYQELGEWDQAQETIAQSANLLDRQLLASKEGLAIAARISNTQGSLRLAMGNPQAALDNWKIAAERYTQLDDEIGLLGSQTNQAQALQALGLFRLASEQLEAIELRLQKQPDSLLKSVALHSLGTTLQTLGDLAKSQKILEQSLAIAQNLNNPAESSATLISIGNNFRFIKDIDGALQKYEQAAKTSPVSILRLEAQALNLSLLVESDRLQQVQPLWQQIEPELTKLQPSRRSVYLSINLSECLMKIKDANARPITTSRIAELLTVALRQAQSIQDRRAESFAIGALGGLYEQNQQLTEAYQLSQRALLLAQSISADDLLYRWQWLSGRILNKQGKSDLAIEAYRQAVQNIQNLRRELVATSPEVQFAFRDRIEPIYRELVSLLLKSDKPSQENLIQARLTLESLQVVELENFFRAACLDIQPQQIDAVDSNSAVIYSAILSDRLALILSLPKEPLQYFSSNISQTELDDSADQFLQALNPAFSDRIRLKISQKLYDLIIRPSETALAEKQIKNLVFVLDGSLRNLPMAALYDGKQYAIEKYSMALTPGLQILGAKPLDRGQLKVWLGGLSEARQGFTELRGVKFEANQISKQIPTDLELNSNFTKNNLQKGLSEAGTAIVHLATHGQFSSDPDSTFILAWDDRVTVPDFYSFLRDRTDNRKQPLELLVLSACKTAEGDVKAILGLAGIAIRSGARSTIGSLWAVNDDSTSQLMSNFYDILVSQPTISKAEALQKSQLSILKDSQYRHPYYWAAFVLVGSWL